One genomic segment of Rhizobium gallicum bv. gallicum R602sp includes these proteins:
- a CDS encoding patatin-like phospholipase family protein — protein MSLAPKIAIACQGGGSHAAFAAGVLSALLAPQFRDRYQLVALSGTSGGAICAALVWSGLIRGGAEEARRRLIDFWRDLEVNDILDAVANFWAVSSARLPVSAEVSPYLYSPIAEPRLRDLLTRHLDLASLPSDPHRRASPKLLIGATDIIHGLGVAFEGESLTYDELIASAAVPPLFRAVQAHGTLFWDGLFSRNPPVREFTDLPERPDEIWVVQINPQQRKREPRAMPEIIDRRNELSANLALSQELFFITKINELLAQHPSLRERYKPINIRVVELEDDLDYPSKLDRSSPMIDRLLRMGQERAPWFFEGGSLWPR, from the coding sequence ATGTCGCTGGCTCCCAAAATCGCGATAGCCTGCCAAGGGGGAGGTAGCCATGCTGCGTTTGCGGCCGGTGTGTTGAGCGCCCTACTGGCGCCCCAGTTTCGTGATCGCTATCAGCTCGTTGCCTTGAGTGGGACGTCGGGCGGCGCCATTTGCGCTGCCTTGGTGTGGTCCGGGCTGATCCGCGGTGGCGCGGAGGAGGCTAGGCGCCGCTTGATTGACTTTTGGCGCGACCTTGAGGTGAATGACATTCTTGATGCGGTCGCTAATTTCTGGGCCGTGTCGTCGGCACGCCTCCCGGTCAGCGCCGAGGTCAGCCCTTATCTCTATAGTCCTATAGCCGAGCCGCGGTTGCGCGACCTTCTTACTCGCCACCTCGACCTTGCGTCGTTGCCGAGCGACCCCCATCGTCGAGCGAGTCCGAAGCTTTTGATCGGGGCGACGGACATCATTCACGGCCTCGGGGTGGCATTTGAGGGCGAAAGCTTGACGTACGATGAACTGATCGCATCGGCTGCGGTTCCCCCACTCTTCCGTGCCGTGCAGGCTCACGGCACTCTCTTTTGGGATGGGCTCTTCAGCCGCAATCCACCTGTGCGAGAATTCACCGACTTGCCGGAGCGGCCAGACGAAATCTGGGTGGTACAGATCAACCCGCAGCAGCGGAAACGCGAGCCACGGGCAATGCCGGAGATTATCGACCGTCGGAATGAGCTATCTGCCAACCTGGCACTCAGTCAGGAGTTGTTCTTCATTACGAAAATCAATGAGCTGCTCGCCCAGCATCCTTCACTTCGCGAACGCTACAAGCCTATCAACATCCGCGTCGTCGAACTCGAAGATGACCTAGACTATCCCTCAAAGCTGGACCGCTCCAGCCCGATGATCGACCGGCTCCTGCGGATGGGGCAGGAACGCGCACCTTGGTTCTTCGA